A genomic stretch from Pochonia chlamydosporia 170 chromosome 4, whole genome shotgun sequence includes:
- a CDS encoding DSBA oxidoreductase (similar to Metarhizium acridum CQMa 102 XP_007811893.1), whose amino-acid sequence MTIFRIAVTSDTVCPWCYVGRRQLQKAQKLYLEKHPTANDSFAVTYSPYQLNPHSPSGPGHSKDKHQFYLDKFGAERTSMMQQRLSAVGDQLNINFKFGGKTGNTRDSHRLVHLAKKHGNEVELKTVDGLFAAYFENEQDITDYETLRNVAKNAGIPDEEFEKAIVEGDEGGKEVDLAVRRAGLDGITGVPDYVIQDKYRINGGQDASVFVQAFEKIKELEKE is encoded by the coding sequence ATGACCATCTTCCGCATCGCCGTCACATCCGACACCGTCTGCCCATGGTGCTACGTCGGTCGTCGCCAGCTCCAAAAGGCGCAAAAGCTCTACCTTGAGAAACATCCCACAGCTAATGACTCCTTCGCCGTCACCTATTCGCCTTACCAGCTGAACCCTCATTCTCCATCCGGTCCCGGCCACAGCAAGGACAAGCACCAGTTCTACCTGGACAAGTTTGGCGCGGAACGCACGTCGATGATGCAGCAGCGCCTCTCTGCAGTCGGAGACCAGCTCAACATTAATTTCAAATTCGGTGGCAAAACGGGAAACACGCGAGATTCACACCGATTGGTTCATCTTGCAAAGAAGCATGGCAACGAGGTTGAACTAAAGACTGTGGATGGGCTTTTTGCCGCGTATTTTGAGAACGAGCAGGACATCACGGATTATGAGACGCTCAGGAATGTAGCCAAGAACGCGGGTATTCCTGACGAGGAGTTTGAGAAGGCGATTGTGGAGGGCGATGAAGGCGGCAAGGAGGTTGATCTTGCGGTGAGAAGGGCAGGGCTCGATGGTATCACTGGTGTGCCGGATTATGTTATCCAGGATAAGTATAGGATAAACGGTGGTCAGGATGCAAGTGTATTTGTGCAGGCGTTTGAGAAGATtaaggagctggagaaggagtAG
- a CDS encoding IQ calmodulin-binding motif protein (similar to Metarhizium acridum CQMa 102 XP_007811894.1): MSTPPEFPPSFVRPWKELLLSRQREQLGDLPNHHVRDPECLITTSSPQTLYVGTGYSIFTRGIIPAILNAKSSVHFVTCYWAASPSLDAIKEALLDLAASRRGHGTARSPLKVTIGFSSWGLFQKLFHTSSRDGQLYPPSQWGKLGLPDQRTLASGGIQLTVKSLFFTPFSVMHPKYVIIDGCRAFVPSCNVSWERWFEGCVELEGDVVQTLMAFHQRVWGIAPDPSTAIDDGRGPRGSPLAQDGDTQTVDTANSETGFLPEDDASAIKSLKLTGNDNIPTILLPSSHHRNPRFSFFPFLSHSDPPMTPLNAALLTLIANARRQITILTPNVTSWPVLNSLLEALGRGVDVQIRTNQGMMLIEQLVTAGTTTSICLKKFVKRYNQLRANSQPSDIEAPPVSLGRLEILYYKPVARRRGREDEPVVSHFKMTKVDNEYLVLGSGNMDRASWWTSQELGFLFYVPGLDWHKLWDGILERRMEVFYRS; the protein is encoded by the coding sequence ATGTCCACACCCCCCGAATTTCCGCCATCGTTTGTCCGGCCATGGAAGGAATTACTCTTATCGCGACAAAGGGAACAGCTTGGCGATCTTCCCAACCACCATGTTCGCGATCCTGAATGTTTAATCACAACTAGCTCACCGCAGACGCTCTACGTTGGTACCGGCTACTCAATATTCACGCGCGGCATAATTCCAGCCATTCTCAACGCGAAATCCTCAGTGCATTTCGTTACCTGTTACTGGGCGGCCTCTCCATCCCTCGACGCCATCAAGGAAGCGCTTCTTGACTTGGCCGCCTCGCGCAGAGGTCACGGCACAGCGCGGTCTCCGCTAAAGGTTACCATCGGATTCTCATCATGGGGGCTATTTCAGAAATTATTTCATACATCATCTAGAGATGGACAGCTCTATCCGCCATCGCAATGGGGTAAACTTGGTCTGCCGGATCAGAGGACACTTGCCAGTGGGGGCATTCAGCTCACTGTCAAAAGTCTATTCTTCACTCCCTTTAGTGTCATGCACCCCAAGTATGTCATTATTGATGGATGTAGGGCGTTTGTACCGAGCTGCAACGTCAGCTGGGAGAGGTGGTTTGAGGGTTGTGTTGAGTTGGAAGGCGATGTCGTTCAGACCCTAATGGCATTCCATCAAAGAGTCTGGGGCATTGCTCCGGATCCGAGTACTGCGATTGACGATGGGCGTGGACCGAGAGGAAGCCCCTTGGCACAAGACGGCGATACGCAGACGGTGGACACAGCGAACAGCGAGACGGGATTTCTACCTGAGGACGACGCCTCTGCGATTAAGTCCCTGAAATTGACTGGGAACGACAATATACCAACCATACTTTTACCTTCCTCGCATCATAGAAACCCAAGATTCAgcttttttccttttctttctcaCTCAGATCCGCCCATGACGCCGTTAAATGCTGCACTGCTTACACTCATCGCGAATGCTAGACGTCAAATTACAATCTTGACGCCGAATGTCACATCGTGGCCTGTTTTGAACTCGTTGTTGGAGGCACTTGGCCGCGGGGTTGATGTTCAGATCCGAACTAATCAAGGCATGATGCTCATTGAACAGCTAGTCACAGCGGGGACTACTACGTCAATATGCTTGAAGAAATTTGTCAAGCGATACAACCAACTCAGAGCTAATAGCCAGCCTTCTGATATTGAAGCCCCGCCGGTATCGCTGGGTAGACTAGAGATTCTGTACTACAAGCCAGTGGCTCGCAGAAGGGGACGAGAGGATGAGCCAGTGGTGAGTCATTTCAAGATGACAAAGGTTGATAATGAGTACCTCGTTCTGGGATCAGGGAATATGGATAGAGCAAGTTGGTGGACGAGCCAGGAACTGGGGTTCCTCTTCTATGTTCCCGGCCTTGACTGGCACAAACTATGGGATGGGATCCTCGAAAGGAGGATGGAAGTGTTTTACCGATCCTGA
- a CDS encoding exoglucanase 2 precursor (similar to Aspergillus terreus NIH2624 XP_001216114.1), producing the protein MAGRTFITLAAFASLVACAPAETRQNCATTWGQCGGQDWSGPTCCPSGSTCVAQNSYYSQCLPGAQSSSSSRPPTSTSSQATSTKASTTTSSAGTGTTSAPPVGSGTATWKGNPYSGVDLWANAFYASEVSSLAIPSLTGAMATAAAAAAKVPSFMWMDTLSKTPLMEQTLADIRAANKKGGNYAGQFVVYDLPDRDCAAAASNGEYSIADGGVAKYKNYIDTIRKIVTTYSDIRILLVIEPDSLANLVTNLNVAKCSNAKSAYLECVNYAITQLNLPNVAMYLDAGHAGWLGWPANQDPAAQLYAQVYKDAGSPSSLRGLATNVANYNAWDISSAPSYTQGNAVYDEKLFIHALGPLLTSHGWSGAHFITDQGRSGKQPTGQSQWGDWCNAKGTGFGIRPSANTGDELLDAFVWVKPGGESDGTSDTSAARYDYHCGMSDALQPAPEAGTWFQAYFVQLLTNANPSFL; encoded by the exons ATGGCTGGACGAACATTTATAACACTGGCAGCCTTTGCTTCACTGGTCGCCTGCGCCCCGGCTGAGACAAGACAGAATTGTGCTACTACTTG GGGACAGTGTGGTGGCCAGGACTGGTCAGGCCCAACTTGTTGTCCGTCTGGCAGCACATGCGTAGCTCAGAACTCCTATTATTCGCAGTGTCTTCCTGGTGCTCAGAGTTCTTCATCGTCGAGACCACCAACCTCGACTAGCTCTCAAGCAACTTCAACTAAAGCAAGcaccaccacctcatccGCTGGTACTGGAACGACATCTGCCCCCCCTGTTGGCTCTGGCACTGCAACATGGAAAGGCAACCCGTATTCTGGAGTTGATCTTTGGGCCAATGCCTTTTATGCATCCGAGGTTAGCAGTCTGGCCATTCCTAGCTTGACCGGAGCCATGGCTACTGccgcagcggcagcagctaAGGTCCCGTCGTTCATGTGGAT GGATACCCTATCCAAGACCCCCCTCATGGAACAAACGCTGGCAGACATTCGTGCTGCAAATAAAAAAGGAGGTAACTATGCTGGTCAATTTGTTGTCTATGACCTACCCGACCGCGACTGTGCCGCTGCGGCTTCCAACGGCGAGTATTCCATCGCCGATGGTGGTGTGGCCAAGTATAAGAACTACATCGACACCATTCGCAAAATTGTCACGACTTACTCTGACATTCGAATCCTGTTGGTTATTG AGCCGGACTCTCTTGCCAATCTGGTGACCAATCTAAATGTTGCCAAGTGCTCCAACGCCAAATCCGCATACCTGGAATGTGTGAACTACGCCATAACACAGCTCAATCTGCCAAATGTTGCCATGTATTTGGATGCCGGCCACGCGGGTTGGTTAGGCTGGCCAGCAAACCAAGACCCGGCTGCCCAACTATATGCTCAGGTGTACAAGGATGCCGGTTCACCTAGCTCCCTTCGCGGACTTGCGACCAATGTGGCCAACTACAATGCATGGGACATATCATCTGCCCCTTCTTACACCCAAGGCAACGCAGTGTATGATGAAAAGTTGTTTATTCATGCTTTGGGACCACTCCTCACAAGTCATGGCTGGTCTGGCGCTCACTTCATCACCGACCAGGGTCGTTCTGGAAAACAGCCTACAGGTCAAAGCCAATGGGGTGACTGGTGCAATGCCAAGGGCACCGGGTTTGGAATTCGCCCTTCTGCGAACACTGGtgatgagcttctcgatGCGTTTGTGTGGGTGAAGCCAGGCGGCGAGTCTGACGGTACCAGCGATACCAGTGCCGCACGATATGATTATCACTGTGGTATGTCGGATGCTTTGCAGCCTGCTCCAGAAGCTGGTACTTGGTTCCAAGCCTACTTTGTTCAACTTTTGACGAATGCGAACCCATCATTCCTGTGA